Genomic DNA from Triticum dicoccoides isolate Atlit2015 ecotype Zavitan chromosome 4B, WEW_v2.0, whole genome shotgun sequence:
TGCAGCCGGTGAGCCGGTGAGGAAAAAGAAAGCAAGTGTTCCTGTTGCAGTTAAGAGGTTCATCGGACTTGGAGAGAGCTGGATCGAAGAAGAATCCAACCAACGTCCAACCCTGTTTTGCCCAATCGGATATACCGGATGGGCCAATTGCGTCGGTTTTACTATTTTGATTGACAAGAATAGCAAAAGGGAATCTCCTCTAAAGAAAAAGCAAAAGGAAATCTCGATCCAGCAGAGAAAAAAGAATAAGCCTTCAGAAACAAAGTTACAGAGAGAAACAAGAGTGGTGATAATATCCATCACTGTTCTGAACCCGATAATACTAGTTCGGCAGGAAGCACGCTTTCCGCATAACAGGGGGAAGGATGCAGCATCCCGTGCGTGGCCAATAGCTCTATACATACTCACATTGTTGTgggagaaagaaaaagaagaacagaagagaagATCCTAAAGGCAAAACACTACTACTATGTTCTTTACATAAGCAGCACAAAGAATCTGCACAGAAAGGTATAAGAAAGTTCTACAAAATGCTAGGCAGTCCTGAGCAAGTACCTCATATCATGTACAGGGGAGAAAGCAGGACGATGAACAGCAGTGGAGCCATTTAGTACAAGAAGAAAGAGGGGTCACGCAGTCAGACGTCCAGGCTCTATCACCttgcttgccggggccttgtccctcTGCTCTACGTACGCAGATGGGAACCAGCCTGCCTTTCCTTTGCATTCCCCTTCCGACCACCCGTTTGGAGACACCTGTCGAGACAGACACGCAAAGATTGCTTGCTTAGCACTGCCGGACCCATGTGTTCCTTCTCTCTTCTTATAAATGGACAGTTATGCGATCCCTTGCATCTCATCATGTTCATGCAGCAGCAGTTACCCAACTTACTGCGGTATGAGTTAAGGTGTGGTTCACTACTTCAGAAATTTGGCCATGAGGTGTAACATGAATAATAGATGGATGAAATCTACAACAGTGAATGCTGATGTGCAAACCGAGTGTACCTGGCGGACCACAACAAAATCGCCCACGGAGATACTGAGCTCACCATCAGCCTGACCATAAAACGGATGGATTACCTGCACGACAAGGAAGTCATCAAGTGTTCAGCTTCTGGAGTGATGAAATGCTATGTTCAGTACAGCAATTGTGCTGCAGTTGCTAAAATTACTCTACAACTAATCTTCCCAAATACCCCTTGCCATCCTTTTATTGCatatatttgttatttgtgtgtggaTTAACCCACATGGAATTTCCACTCCAGCATTTTTATGTGGTATTACTATATTTAGCAGGTGTGAAAAAAGAATAACATGAAATGCAAGGTAGGCGAGGAGCTTTGTTGAAAGAATGGCAGCACGGGATATTCATCGATCATATTAAGCACTGTTTAAGCTGCAGTTTTGATTCAACAAGATGGAGGCTCACATGATTTTGGATAATCATGCTACTAACAGCATATTTTATGGCTTTCTTATGCTACCAAACAATTTAGTTTCTCGATTTCTTTGATTACTGGAGAATcagatgaacattttttttatgAATCAATCAAATGAACTTGACATCATAAAAATCAGCCATGAGAAAGCAAATGTTTATAATCTACTTATAAATAAATATATGGAGCAGTTCCAGAGATAGCTTTCTGGGGCTTCCAAAAAACCTACCATCAGTCTCTCTAAAATAGCTAATGCCAGTACGGAACTAAGGTCTAACATGATATAGAGTACAAGACAATAATACAACAGAGTGAAGAACAGTAGAGATGACACACTACAAACTGATCTGCCAAATACGTGGTGCAAAAGGCGTACGTACCTCCCCAACATAATGCACTTCCTGGCCATTCCTTGTAGGTTCGCTAGTTTCAGTTAATGCTGGATCTTCTGATATGCTATTTGAGTGCACATGTGTCGGTGATACTTTAGGCTCCGATGATGGATCTGATGATGGCACATCATCATTGTTATCTGACTCTTCATGGGGTCTTGCATTGAGTATCTGTGCAAATCAGCAGAAAAATGGCAATAACCTTCAGCAGAAAATACTCACATCTATTTTCAACGTTTAGGGCATTAAAAATGCACAATACAGGTCAAATAATCCATTATTTAGAAATAACTATGCACCTCATCATGAAGTTTGTTCAGAATATCAGCAACGTTCTGATGGTAAGTTCTCTCGGCATCAACCTGCAAGTGGGGAACACCATAACGCCCATTAATGTTTAATGCTCAATCCTGTTCAATCAAAGTTATCGAATTTCACATAGGGTACGTGAGGCGTATGCATATTTGGTTGGAGCTCATGAGTCTCAAATCCAGGAGTGGGGAACTCAGGGGCAAGTGAAAAAAAAAACATACCCATGTTCAATATCTAAATCACACATATCACCAATCACATCAAACGGACAGAAAATCCAAACTATGTATTAAAAGGACACCTGGTAATTAGAAGATATATTTTAATTTCCAGGAAACTTTCAAGGGGATTGGGCCAAACTATAAGAATTGTTTAGATGCCAAAACTTACATGACACTGTGTTTTACTTCTAATCAGTAAGTACAGTTTTGGTaaaaaaaaatactccctctgtatcaaaatataagacgttttttgttCTAGATTTAGacgaaaaaacgtcttatattttgataaggAAGGAGTAGATCAATAACTAGGCACCCGCACATCGGGGTTCAGAACAAAAGCAATATACCCATATGACCACACGCGCACATGCACACAGGCAGAACAGAATAAAAAGTTAAGTCATTGAAATGAAGTTCTATCCTAGAAATGAAGTTTCTAATCAACAAAACCAAAAGGCAATTTATGACCATTCTGTTTATAGCACAAGTGGCCATACCATACCACAGGAATCTCAACCGTCAACAAAAGTACATATTCTGAGATAACAGTGAGGCGTACCATACCATTGCAAGAAGACGGTCAAAGGTAATCTGTTGCTGCTGAGCCTCTACAGCCTCCATAGCTGCCGTTGCTTCTTTTCCTAATGCTGCCAGCGTAGTTCGGAGCTCTGATAATTTCGACTCTGCATGTTGCAGTTTCACCGAATCTGTATTACCACTACTCTCCTTGGACTTCAGTTGCCTTCTAACCACATCAGCTATCTAATAAGAGAAACATTGTCTTTTTAGTATCAGGCAGGGATCTCTGAAGTAGTTACAGTACTAGGCGAGTAGCTCTGTGATCAGCTGACCACACAGATTTTTCCAAATGCCACTTTGTTTTGCTATAATTTCTAGTTTTATGTATTAGTCCATGGAAGCTAAAGGAGTGAAATCACAGGTACTAACTCCTGGCATAACCACTGCTCTGGAGAAGATAATTTTTCATCTGCTATTCATTTACCTGAGACTCCATATCTTGTCTGATCCGTTGATAGCGATAAGTTAACAAGCGAGCATCTTCAAGAGGAGCACTCATTATCATTTCTCGAAGAGGCTCAAAAACCTGTGGGTAGGAAAAACCAAATGGTTAAACAGTAGCAATACAGCTCAATCAGAAAATGTGATGTCATCAGTTAGATGTATTCATAAAGAAGTTATATGTGCATTTTAGAATGCAGAAATCATCATATCACATTTGGCATTCACTACTTGCTTTGATACTATTTTGTAAATTTCAACAGAATAAACCACATCTAGCTTCGGATGACATTCCGCTCAAGGGTAAAAAGGAAAATATATCACAACCTAGATGTTTCAGACTAATAAACATAACGCCATGAAGGCAACATTTGTGATGTTGAGAAACTTATGAAATAGTGAAACTGAGGATGGGAATAGCCATCACCTGCTCTCCAAGAACTCTAAGAAGTTTCTCCCGCTCTATCTCCATTTGGCTGTGGGATTTACCAAACTCAACTGAAGCCTTTCCAAGAACAAAACCAAGATTTTGATTGTTGTTTCCATATTTGCAACAATCCTCAGCTAGCTTTTTCACTACAGGAAGAAACATTATAGCTTGACAACATCTCAAAATAGAAGCATATGcacatacaacaacaacaacaacaacaaaaataatgtGAAGTTACCTATCTCCATCTGTTTGGTGCTAACAGCAACAAAACCCTCCAGTCCTCGTACAATGGTTCGTTGGAAATGCTACAAAATGAGACACAATCAATTCACTTTACAATCGGCTAGACTAGTTATCTGTGAGTCCTTTTACAGTACATT
This window encodes:
- the LOC119290875 gene encoding SH3 domain-containing protein 2-like, producing MEALKKQASKLREHVAKQQQAVRKTFSARHNQDTSLVDEAELECHQNLQKLYNTTRAAKHFQRTIVRGLEGFVAVSTKQMEIVKKLAEDCCKYGNNNQNLGFVLGKASVEFGKSHSQMEIEREKLLRVLGEQVFEPLREMIMSAPLEDARLLTYRYQRIRQDMESQIADVVRRQLKSKESSGNTDSVKLQHAESKLSELRTTLAALGKEATAAMEAVEAQQQQITFDRLLAMVDAERTYHQNVADILNKLHDEILNARPHEESDNNDDVPSSDPSSEPKVSPTHVHSNSISEDPALTETSEPTRNGQEVHYVGEVIHPFYGQADGELSISVGDFVVVRQVSPNGWSEGECKGKAGWFPSAYVEQRDKAPASKVIEPGRLTA